ACCAGGAGTACATCGAGCAGAAACTCGAGGAGCAGGAACGCGAAGAGATCTTCCGCATGAAGAAGATCAAGGACAAGAAGGAAGAAGAGGAGAAGGAAGCCGAGGAATCGGACGTGACCGAGGGCGAGCCGATCCCCGCGGACGACTGATCACTTACCCGCTTTCATCCCACTTCCCCTCTCGATTTCATGGACTGTGCTACCTGCGGCGGCGAGACGCTGCTCGTTTCCGCATCCGATCTCGGTGCGTATCTACCGGACGAGCCAGAAACCGTCGCCGTCTGTCGAACGTGTCTCACAGTCGCGCCCGCCGAGACCGACGCGACCGACGACCCCTCGGACGTTACAGCGCTCTCGACCGGGCTGCCCGACGATCCGGACACCGCGCTGGCGCTCGCGCTGTTGGTGACGCTCTGTGAGTCGCTCGCGTTGTATCGCTCGGAGATCGAGGATCTCGTCGAGCGCATCGAGCTCGCTGGCGTCGACCCGCTGTCGGCGCTCGACCACCTGCAGAACGATCCCACCGTCGATCTCGCACTCGACGTCGAGCGCCGGCGACACCAGCTCGTACAGCTGCTTCGGTAGCTTTCGGCGCGTTTAGACGCCGGTCTCGTAGCGGAGGATGCCTGCGATCCCGCCGAAGGCGTCGTAGAGCTGTTCGCCCTTTTCGAAGTCAGTCGAGATGAACTTCGTCTCGGTGCCGCGCTGTTCGGCGATCGCGATCAGGTGTTCGATGACGTCCTCGCGTTCCGTGACCTCGGCCTCGGAGCCGTCTTCACACTCGTGCTCGGGGGTCGAGTGACGCTGGTCGACGACCTCGTACTCCTCCTGTGCTCCACAGTCGTACGTGACGACGTCCTTGCGGAGGTCCTCGCTGATCAACAGGCGGTCGACCGACCCCATCACGAGGTTCCTGCGGGTGGGCTCGAAGCCGTAGGTCGCGAGCCCGCCATCGTGGAGCTGTTTGAAGAACTCCTCCATCTGGTTCTTGTCCTTCATCACCTCGGCGTCCGCGAGCGCGTCCTGGGCGGCGTCGACTAGGTCGTAGAGGCCGGACTCGTCGGTGTAGGAGACGTCGAATTTCCCGAGGACCTGATCCTGAAGCTCGTGGTGGAGGTAATCGCCGTCGAGGAACTCGTCTTTCGTGGGCGAGGGACCGCCGACAAGCACGCCCTCGAGGTCGTGGCGCTCGGGGACGAACAGGTCGTTTGCCATCCCTGCGACCTCCTGGTAGAAGTTGTCGATCGCCTCCAGGCGCAGGCGAGCGAACCGTTGGGCGGACTGGCCACCCTTTCGTTGCTTGCCCGGCACCAGCGAGGAGGCGGACTTGACGGGTTCGACGCGTTTACCCCGGAGCCAGCCGACGTTGGCCTCGCGCCTGTCGAGGACGACCAGGCCGTACAGCCCCTGGTCGGCGAGCATGTGCTCTAAGGGGTCGGTCAGGAAGTCGGAATCGCAGTGATATCGGAACGACTCGACGGGCTGGGGCGGGCTCTCTAACACTCGGGTGATCATCTCGGTCTGGCCGCCGCCCGAATCGACCGCACCGGAAAACAGCACCATGCCGTTCTCCGGCGGATAGGTATCGTAGTACTTCAGCCGGTCCTTGATGCTCGTCAGGGCGTCCTGGACGTTCGTCCGGGTCTGTTTGGACTTGATGTTCGAGGCCTCGGAGTGTTCCTGGGTGATGTGGGCGGCCACGTCGGAGACCTGTCTGTCGTCGGGGACGTAGATCGTCACCAGCTGGGTGCCCGACCCCTCGAAGTCGTTCAGCTCCTCGATCACCCGCCTGAACTCGTATTTCTTCCTATCGGACTCCTCCGTGTCCTGACCACTCATTACTGTATATAGCCCGTCCAGCCGGTAAGTACCCTTTGACCGGGCGTGTTGTCCCCTTCGGCGGGGGCATCGACCGGCCGTCTCACATCGACTCGGGCGCTTCGACCCCGAGAACCGAGAGGGCGTTTGCGATGGTGTGGCGCGACGCCGCCACGAGTGCGAGGCGTGCCTCGGTGAGCGCCTCGTCCTCGGAGAGCACCTGACACTCCCGGTAGAAGGCGTTGAACGTTTCGGCGAACTCGCGGGTGTAGGTTGCGACCTGATGGGGCTGGCGGTCCTCCGCTGCGGATTCGATCACGGCCGGGAACCGTGCGATCACCTCGATCAGGTCCCGTTCTTCGGGGCTGTCGAGCAACGCGGGATCGACCGTACCGGGTTCGCCGTCCGCCTCACCGAGGATCCCACAGGTCCGGGCGTGGACGTACTGGACGTAGGGGGCCGACTGGGCCTCGAAGTTCAGCGCGCGATCCCACTCGAAGGTGATCGCCTTCGAGGGCTGTTTCGAGACGATGTCGTAGCGAACCGCACCGATCCCGACCTGCCGGGCGATGCGCTCGATGTCGTCCTCGGTGAGGTCGTCGTCGCGGATCCGGTCGTCGAGCCGGGTTTCGACCTCCTCGCGCGCACGGGAAACCGCCTCGTCGAGCAGGTCGTCGAGGTCGACACCCGTGCCCGCGCGGGTGCTCATCTTGCCCTCCGGGAGGTTGACGTAGGAGTAAAACATCGAATCCAACCGGTCGGTGTCGTTGCCGAGCAGATCGAGCGCGGCGGCCAGTTGCTGTGCTTGCAGCTTGTGGTCCTCGCCCAACACGGTCACCGCGTGGTCGTACTCGTCGAACTTCCACTCGTGGTGGGCCAGATCGCGGGTCGTATAGAGCGAGGTACCGTCCGAGCGCAGGAAGACGAGGTTCTTCTCGAAGTCGGGCAAGTCGAGCTGCCAAGCGTCCTCCTCGTAGACCGCCTCGTCGAGGGCCTTGAGCCGGGTAACGAGGTCCTCGACGCTCCCATCGCGGATGAAACGTGTCTCCTTGACGAACTCGTCGAACTCGGCGGGCAGTCGCGAGAGGGACTCGCGCATCCCGCCCAGTACCGTGTCGACGACGTGTTCGACCCGCTCGTAGGTCGCCTCGTCGCCCTCCTCAAGCCCCTGCATGATCGACTGGATCTCGGCTTCGGCGGCCTCGACCTCCTCCTCGGGGGCCTCCTCCAACACTCGATTCCCCTTGCGGTAGTACCGAACCAGGTCGTAGTCGGCCTTTTCGCGGTCGGGTTCCGGGAGGTCGCCCTCCTCGAACGTCTCGTAGGCCCAGGTGAAAACGGCCATCTGGCGGCCCGCATCGTTGACGTAGTAGTGGCGCTCGACGTCGTTGCCCGCGAAATCCAGCAGCCGGGCGATCGAATCCCCGATGATCGGGTTGCGCGCCCGGCCGACGTGGACCGGTCCGGTGGGGTTCGCACTGGTATGCTCGACGACCACCTCCTTCCCGGTTGGTTCGAGCCGGCCGTAGCTCCCTTCGCGGGCGGTTTCGAGGGTTTCCCCGTAGTAGGCGTCGCTCGCGTGGAAGTTGACGTATGGCCCCTGTGTCTCGACGCCCGCGAGGTACTCATAGCCCTCGACGCCGATCGCTTCGGCGAGTTCTCCGGCGACCTCTGGGGGGGCCTTTCCGGCTTCGCCGGCGAGTCGGAAGGCGACGCTCGATGCGAGGATCGCCTCGACGTCTTCGGGCGGTTCTTCGAGCCCGAGATCACCGGTCGGCAGCGAGAGCGCCGTGAGCGCCTCCGTGAGCGCTTCGGCGGCCTCCTCACGGAACGAAAGGAACATACTCGCCGTTCAGGAGCGTCGAATAAAGCCGTTTTCAATCGGCGAGACCGGCGAGTTCGCCGGCGGGTTCGAGCGCGATCAGAGGGTCTCGGACGCTGGAGACCTCGACTGCGTCCATACGGTACGTACGTGGTGGCTGCCGCCCGGAGTTCCGGTTCCGGTTCCGGTTACAAAGCGGCGGGACTAGTAGGGCATCTCGTCGATGAGCACGACCGCCTCGCCGTCGATCAGCGTCGCGCCGTCGGCGGTCGTGACGTTCGCGGCCAGCCGGTACTTGTCCTCACCGAGGTCCTCGACGATCTCGCAGCGCGCGGTCAGAACGGAGCCGATCTGCGCCGGTCCCTTGAACTCCATGCTCTCCGAGAGGTAGATCGTCAACCCCGGCAGGCGCGCGAGGGCGGCGCTGATCAGTCCGGCGACCAGCGTCCCGTGGACGATTCGCCCGCCGAAACGCGACTTCTCGGCGAAGCGCTGGTCGAGATGCAGGCGGTTGGTGTCGCCGCTTGCCTGTGCGAAGGCGTGGACGTCCCTGTCGGTCAGGGGTTTCGTGAACTCGACGTACTCGCCGACGGCGAGGTCCTCCCTGGTGTCGACAGAGCGCTCCATCGACCAGTCGGTAGAACCGTACGTCAGCGAAGTGATCGGGGCGGGATCCTGTTCAGCTTCGGCGGGCGAAGAGAGACCCATCCCCGCGAGGATCGCTCGATTGGCCTCGACGTAGCTGTTGACGACGTGTTTCGAGGCGTCCGACCACGAATCGACGAACTCACCCATCGGCGTCTCCTCGCCGCTTTCGCTCTCGCTCATCGGTTCCCTCCTCTGAGAACGGAGGGTTGTGGACGACACGTGGACCGAACAGTGTGTGCCATATATACCCATGGTGGCAGGATCACCTTAAGTACATTGAACCTAAACGGGGCGCTTTTCAGGGCGCCCCACCAACGGAGTTCCCATGAGCGGCCCGAAGCAGGTGTCCTCTCCGGACTACCACAGCGAGAACCACACCGCCGCCCAGACCTGCGGGTGGACTGCCAACGCCTTGCGGGGCGAGGGAAAGTGCTACAAATACGCCTTCTATGGTATCGAATCCCATCGCTGCATCCAGATGACGCCCGTCGTCAAGTGCAACGAGCGGTGTGTCTTCTGCTGGCGCGATCACCAGGGTCACGCCTACGAACTCGGCGACGTCGAGTGGGACGATCCCGAGGCCGTCGTCGACGCGAGCATCCGGCTCCAGAAGAAACTGCTCTCGGGCTTCGGCGGCAACGACGAGGTCCCACGGGAGGTCTTCGAGGAGTCGATGGAGCCACGGCACGTCGCCATCTCGCTCGACGGTGAACCCACGCTCTATCCGTATCTGCCGGAACTCATCGACGCCTTCAGTGATCGAGGAATCACCACGTTCCTCGTCTCCAACGGGACCGACCCCGAGATGCTCGCGCGCTGTGATCCCACCCAACTCTACGTCAGTGTCGATGCCGCCGAGCGCGCCACGTTCGACCGGGTCGTGCGGTCGGTCGAGGACGACGCCTGGGAGCGGTTGATCGACACGATGGACGTCCTCGCCGGGAAAGACGACACCCGGACTGTCCTCCGAACGACGCTCGTCGGCGGCGAGAACATGCATGACCCCGACTGGTACGCCGCCTTTTATGACAGAGCCGACCCCGACTTCGTCGAACTCAAAGCCTACATGCACGTTGGCCATTCACAGGGCCGACTCGACCGTTCTGCGATGCCGGACCACGAGGACGTGGTTGCGTTCGCCGAGGACGTTCGGGAGTACATGCCCGACCACGAGTACCTCAACGACGTGCCGGTCTCGCGGGTCGCGCTGCTCTCGAAGACCGAGGAGACGTGGGTGCCGAAGTTGAAGAAAGGAAGCGAGTTCTGGGAGGACGACCCGCTCGCGGCCGACTAGCATCTCATTTCCGGTACGCATCCCAAACACGATACGCTTATACCGAACGTTCCCGAAGCCCGAGGTATGTCCCAAACCGCGGTACGGGGAATCGAGTCCGACGAACTCCTCGCCCTCCGGCAGTTGGGGTTGGACGGCGCGCTCTCGGGGGAGGCGAAGATCTCGTGTTCGGCACTCGCCGACAGGTTAGAGACGTCGAGTCAGACCGCTTCTAGGCGATTACAGGCGCTCGAAGCCGCCGATCTGATCGACCGGGAAACGATCACGGACGGCCAGTGGATCGCAATCACCGAGGCCGGCGAGCGTGCGCTCCGTGCGGAGTACGACGCCTACCGGCGCCTCTTCGAGGGACGGTCGAGCGTCGCCCTCGAGGGGCGCGTTACGGGCGGGATGGGTGAAGGGAAACACTACATCTCGCTTCCGGGCTACATGGCGCAGTTCGGCGATCGACTGGGCTACGAGCCGTTCCCGGGCACTCTGAACGTCGACCTCGACGAGGAGAGCCTCCGGCGACGCGGTGCGATGGAGGCGTTCGAGCCGATCCACATCGACGGTTGGGAGGACGAGGACCGAACCTACGGGCCCTGTGTCTGTTATCCGGCGACCGTCGTCTCCGATTCGGAGACCGAATACGACGGGGCCCACGTAATCGCCCCTGAGCGCACCCATCACGACGAGGACCAACTCGAACTGATCGCGCCGGTGAAACTCCGCGATGAACTCGGACTCGCCGACGGGGATCGCGTCACCGTCCGGGTGGAAGAGAAATGACTCAACGACAGACGAACTCGGCGAAACGGGCCGTCGAGGCGTTTCGCGCCGGCTCGCCCGTGTTGATCCACGACGCCGCAGAGCGCGAGGGCGAGACCGACCTGATCTACCCCGCAGGCGCGGTCAATCCCGCGGACGTCGCGCGGATGCGAAACGACGCCGGCGGGCTGGTCTGTGTCGCACTCTCCTCGAGCGTGGCCGATACCCTCGACCTCCCGTTCGTTCAGGACGTACTCGACCACCCGACTGCGAACGACCACGATCTGGCCTACGACGACCGTTCGTCGTTCTCGCTCACCGTCAACCACCGCGACACCCGGACGGGGATCACCGACGCCGACCGCGCGCTGACGATCACGGCGCTTGCAGAGGCCGCAAGCGACCCCGATCCCGACGGGTTCGCGGAGACGTTTCGCGCACCGGGTCACGTCCACCTGCTGCGAGCCGCCGAGGGATTGCTCAACGATCGCGAGGGCCACACCGAGTTCGGCGTCGCGCTCGCAGAGGCTGCGGACCTGCCGCCCGCGGTCGTCGTCTGCGAGATGCTTGATGACCATACGGGCGAAGCGCTCTCGCCCGCTGACGCGCGGGCGTACGCCGAGCGCCACGACCTCCCCTACCTCGAGGGGCGGGACCTGCTCGGAACGCTCCGCTGACCCGTTCCATCGACCGTGAGGAAACCGCACACTCATTACGGCGGGGTTCGACCGGTCGGATATGGGATTCGACGAGATGGACGTCGATACGATCTGGATGGACGGCGAGTTCGTCGACTGGGACGACGCCCAGATCCACGTCCTGAGCCACGGACTCCACTACGGTACCGGCGTCTTCGAGGGGATCCGTTGTTACGACACCGAGGAGGGCCCGGCGATCTTCCGCTGGGACGAACACGCGAAACGACTCTACGACTCGGGCCAGCCCTACGGACTCGAGATCGACCACGAGCCCGAGGAACTCGAGGAGGCGACCAAGGAACTCATTCGCCGCCAGGAACTCGAATCGTGTTACATCCGTCCGATCGCTTTTTATGGGTACGACAGTCTGGGCGTGGGCCCGGGGGATTGTCCCACCCGGATCGCGATCGCGGCGTGGCCGTGGGGGGCGTATCTCGGCGAGGAGGCCATCGAGGAAGGCGTCGAGGTGAAAGTCTCCTCGTGGCGCAAACACGCCTCGAGTCAGATCCCCACCAACGCCAAGACCACCGGGCTGTACGTCAACAGCATGCTCGCGGGCGAGGAAGCCCGCCGTGAGGGCTACGTCGAGGCGCTCGTCTTGAACAAGGAGGGTAACGTCGCGGAAGGTCCCGGCGAGAACCTCTTTCTGGTCCGCGACGGCGAACTCTACACGCCCGGGCTTTCGGAGAGCATCCTCGACGGCATCACCCGAAACAGCGTCATCGAAATCGCCCGCGATCTGGGGTATACCGTCCACGACGAGGTGACGATCAGCCGTGGTGAGCTTCACACCGCCGACGAACTGTTCTTTACGGGCACCGCCGCGGAGGTCACGCCGATCAAGCAGGTCGACAACGTCACGGTCGGTGAACGTGGGCCCGTCACCGAGGAGATCCAGTCGCGATTCTTCGACGTCGTCGAGCGCCGGACCGACGACTACGACGACTGGTTCAGCTACGTCTGAAACGCCGCTCTAGCTGCTGTCATTTCAGCGACCGACCCACTTGAGTACCAGCAGGGTTCCCTCGAAGAGGGTGACCATCGTCAGCGCGATGATGATGGGTGCCATGCCGGTCGGATCAGGACTGGAGACGAACGCCAGCCCCAGAAACGCCCCCCAGAAGTACAGGCGCTTGTCGGTGAGCCACTGTCTGGTGGTGATTCCCATCATGATCGCGAGCATGATGATCAGCGGGATCTGGAAAACGATGGCGAGATAGGCGATCAGGATCAACATCAGCCCGAAGGTATCGCCCAGCCCGAACGCGATCTCCCCGGCGTCTTGCGAGTAGGTGAGGAAGTAGGTGAAGACGGCGGGCAGGACCACGAAGTACGCGAAGAGCACGCCGACGACCGCGAGCACGAGGCTCGTCGGGACGGCCGCGAGGTAGTACTTGCGCTCGTTTTTATAGAGGCCGGGGCGCATGAACCGGTAGGTCTGATAGACCATCACCGGCAGCGCGATGATCAGTCCCCCTAGACTGGCGACCTTGATCCGCGCGAGGACGAACTCGAGGGGACCGTAGACGCGAGGCTGGGCGACGTTGCCCTCCGGCAGCACGGAGTACCACAGAAAGGTGATGAGCTCGTCGGCGAGCGGGAAGACGACGATGCTGACCGAGCCGGCGACGACGATGACGATCGCCAGCCGTTTTATCATCTCCTCGATGTGATCGGCGAGCGGCATCTCCTGGTCCTCGCTGGGCGCGGAGATGCCCCCGACGTCACCCTCGTCGCCCGTGGCGGCGGCTGTCGAGGTTCCGCCGTCAGCGACGAGATCGTCGGCACGCTGCTCGCCCATTCACCGGGAATACGTGTCCCCTCGGTTATAGGCTTTCTTTCTCGGACCTATCGGCGGACATCGAGAGAACAAGATTGATAACTATCTGTCGGCTATCGTCGGTGAATGTCGAGTTCGATCGTCGACGAGGACACCGCCCGGAGTCTCGACAGCGGGCGACAGACGATCGGCGCGGTACTGTCGACGATCCAGACCCATCTCCAGAAGGTCTTCATCATCTTCGTCGTCGGTTTCCTGGGCACCTTCTACGCACTGCGGGCCGTCGTCTGGGACTGGCTGCGTGCGGTCACCGAATCGGAGATGCCCGCTCAGGTCGCCGCACAACACGAGATCATCGTCACGACGCCCTTCGAGGTAATTCTGCTACAGGCGAAGATCGGGATCGTCGCGGGGATTATCATCGCCATCCCGCCCCTGTTGTACCTCTCCCGGCACGAACTCAGAGCCCGCGGCTACTGGCCCCAGACCCCGATCGCGCGCTGGAAGCTCGTCGGTATCGTGCTCATGTCTATCTCGCTGTTCGCCGCCGGCGTCGCCTATGCCTACGGTCTCTTTTTCCCGCTCATTCTCGGCTTCCTCGCGGAGTTCTCCTACAACGTCGGGATCGATCCGACCTGGTCGATCGTCATGTGGACGGAGCTTCTCGTTTTGTTGACGATCTCCTTCGGGCTCGCCGCCCAGTTGCCGCTCGCGATGACCTCGCTCGCCTACGCCGAGATCGTCCCCTACGAGACCTTCCGGGACAAGTGGAAACACGCGATCGTCGGGATCTTCGTCTTCGGCGCGATGTTCTCGCCGCCGGATCCGATCTCCCAGATCATGTGGGCGCTGCCGTTGATCGTGCTGTATGCCTTCAGTCTCGGAATGACGCGCTTCATCGTCACGCTCAAACGCGGCGGACGGGCGAACGTCGGGCGGACGGTCAAACGGAACGTCGGCACGCTGTTCGGCATCCCGCTGTTGCTCGCGACGGGGCTGTACGCCGCGCTCGTCTCCGGGCTCCTCACGTACACCACCCAACGGTTCCTCCTGCCGCGCGACATCGTCCTGCCCGAGGCACGCTGGCTCCAGGAGCTGCTCGGTGTCCCCCAGCAGGTCGCGCTCGCGGTCGGGGCCGCGGCGATCCTGTTCGTTTTCGTCTTCCTGCTCGTCGGCTTCTACCTGCTCGTGAGCTCCGTCGAGGAGGCACCTGCGGGTTCGACCGGCCGGATGGGCGATCCCGGTGCGATCGACCTCTCGACGCTCGATGCGACCGGCATCGAGGCGGCACCCGCGGCGGCCTTCGAGGAACTCACCGAAAAGGAGGCCCTCGCGCTCGCCCGCGACGCGATGGAGGCGGACAACCCCGAGAAGGCCCAGGCGATCCTCGACCGGTTCGACGCGGTTCACGGGACCGACGACAGCGAAGGAACGACGGCCGAGGCCGTCGGCGATACCGAGGGCGAGGCGGCGAATGCGGACACTGACGCTACCGATGACGATGAGGACGAGGACGTCGGCGGAGTCCTGACGGGGACGGCCTCCGGGATGTTCGCGGCGTTCTCCGACGAGAAGGACGAGGACGACATCGGCGGCTACATCTACGACGTCAAGTATATCGCCGACAGCCTCCGTTCGCGGCTGCTGTGGATCTTCGCGGTCTTCGGGCTCGCCCTCATCGGCGTGTTCACCTTCTTCTACATGGGCGGGGTCCGCATCATCACCCAGGACTTCGTCTCGCGGATGCCACGGGCGGTCGTCAGCATCGACGACATCCGTATCATCGACCTCCACCCCGTCGAAACGCTGATCTTCATCATCAAGGTGAGTACGCTCGCGGGCGCGCTCGCCGTCCTCCCGATGGTGATCTACTACGCTTGGCCGGCGATGAAAGAGCGCGGTCTGACGACGGGCCAGCGCTCGGTCGTCTACGAGTGGACCATCACCATCGCGCTCGCGCTCGGGATCGGAACCTTCCTCGGCTACTACTACATCGCCCCCGGCCTGATCGGCTTTCTCGTCTACGACGCGGTCCAGGGTGGAATGCTCATCTCCTATCGGATCAGCAAGTTCTCGTGGCTGATCATCTACACCACCGTCGGCGTCGGTCTGCTCGCCTGTGTCCCGCTCACGATGTGGATGCTCTTTCGGGGGAAAGTCGCCTCGTACGGCGCGATGCGAAACCGTTGGCGAGAGGTGACGATCGCCGTCTTCGCGGTCGCCGGACTGGTCACGCCCGTCAGCGTGCTGACGATGTTCATCGTCGCGATACCGACCATGCTGGCTTACGGACTCGGCCTCGGAGGACTCTGGGCCATCACCCTCGGCGGGCGGCGCGACTTCGGCGAGGAAGTCGTCGAAACCGACGGCGGGAACGCCCGGTGGCTCGCGCTCATCGTCGCCGCGCTCGTGCTGGTCGGCGGGGCGGTCGCGATGACCGGCGGGATCGGAGCGCTCGTCTCGGAGGACGGTCGGATCGCCGGGATGCTCAACGACACCAACGAAGGGGAAATCGACGAGAACGCCTCGGCCGACCCGGCCGACCGACCGGATACGAACGGCACAAACGATAATAACGCGTCCGGCGACGCCAACGACACTCCGCCCGAGGACAACGATTCGGCTGTCGACGAGGACGGGAGCACGAACGACACGACCGATACCGGCGGGAACGATACGGAAACGAACGACGCGGCCGAGGAAAACTCGACACCGACTGAGAACGAGTCCAGCGACGAGGAGGATGACGACGGAGCGGGAATCGACCTTCGCGAGCCGCTCGACGGTTGACGGGTACGGCTTTTTTATTGCTCGCCGGGCGCGGCGTCCTCCGCGATCGCCAGCGAGAAGGGGATATCCGGCGCCGCTTCGGGTGCGTTCTCCGGTTCGAGGTATCCAACGCCGAACCCACTGTAAACGCTGCCTGCCTCGGGTTCGATCCGGAAGCGTGCGAGGGGGTCGTCGTCGCCCACCTCGTGGATGCCGACGATGGTCTCGCCGGCCGGGATCTCCGTGTAGTCCCCTTCGCCGAACTCCAGCCCTTCGATGGCGCGCTCGCCCTCGATCGAGACGTCGACCGCCGGGGCGTCCGGCGAGGCGTGGATCGCCCGGATTCGGGCGTTGCCC
This is a stretch of genomic DNA from Halalkalicoccus subterraneus. It encodes these proteins:
- a CDS encoding DUF6276 family protein yields the protein MDCATCGGETLLVSASDLGAYLPDEPETVAVCRTCLTVAPAETDATDDPSDVTALSTGLPDDPDTALALALLVTLCESLALYRSEIEDLVERIELAGVDPLSALDHLQNDPTVDLALDVERRRHQLVQLLR
- the prf1 gene encoding peptide chain release factor aRF-1 — encoded protein: MSGQDTEESDRKKYEFRRVIEELNDFEGSGTQLVTIYVPDDRQVSDVAAHITQEHSEASNIKSKQTRTNVQDALTSIKDRLKYYDTYPPENGMVLFSGAVDSGGGQTEMITRVLESPPQPVESFRYHCDSDFLTDPLEHMLADQGLYGLVVLDRREANVGWLRGKRVEPVKSASSLVPGKQRKGGQSAQRFARLRLEAIDNFYQEVAGMANDLFVPERHDLEGVLVGGPSPTKDEFLDGDYLHHELQDQVLGKFDVSYTDESGLYDLVDAAQDALADAEVMKDKNQMEEFFKQLHDGGLATYGFEPTRRNLVMGSVDRLLISEDLRKDVVTYDCGAQEEYEVVDQRHSTPEHECEDGSEAEVTEREDVIEHLIAIAEQRGTETKFISTDFEKGEQLYDAFGGIAGILRYETGV
- the argS gene encoding arginine--tRNA ligase, whose amino-acid sequence is MFLSFREEAAEALTEALTALSLPTGDLGLEEPPEDVEAILASSVAFRLAGEAGKAPPEVAGELAEAIGVEGYEYLAGVETQGPYVNFHASDAYYGETLETAREGSYGRLEPTGKEVVVEHTSANPTGPVHVGRARNPIIGDSIARLLDFAGNDVERHYYVNDAGRQMAVFTWAYETFEEGDLPEPDREKADYDLVRYYRKGNRVLEEAPEEEVEAAEAEIQSIMQGLEEGDEATYERVEHVVDTVLGGMRESLSRLPAEFDEFVKETRFIRDGSVEDLVTRLKALDEAVYEEDAWQLDLPDFEKNLVFLRSDGTSLYTTRDLAHHEWKFDEYDHAVTVLGEDHKLQAQQLAAALDLLGNDTDRLDSMFYSYVNLPEGKMSTRAGTGVDLDDLLDEAVSRAREEVETRLDDRIRDDDLTEDDIERIARQVGIGAVRYDIVSKQPSKAITFEWDRALNFEAQSAPYVQYVHARTCGILGEADGEPGTVDPALLDSPEERDLIEVIARFPAVIESAAEDRQPHQVATYTREFAETFNAFYRECQVLSEDEALTEARLALVAASRHTIANALSVLGVEAPESM
- a CDS encoding MaoC family dehydratase codes for the protein MSESESGEETPMGEFVDSWSDASKHVVNSYVEANRAILAGMGLSSPAEAEQDPAPITSLTYGSTDWSMERSVDTREDLAVGEYVEFTKPLTDRDVHAFAQASGDTNRLHLDQRFAEKSRFGGRIVHGTLVAGLISAALARLPGLTIYLSESMEFKGPAQIGSVLTARCEIVEDLGEDKYRLAANVTTADGATLIDGEAVVLIDEMPY
- the twy1 gene encoding 4-demethylwyosine synthase TYW1, yielding MSGPKQVSSPDYHSENHTAAQTCGWTANALRGEGKCYKYAFYGIESHRCIQMTPVVKCNERCVFCWRDHQGHAYELGDVEWDDPEAVVDASIRLQKKLLSGFGGNDEVPREVFEESMEPRHVAISLDGEPTLYPYLPELIDAFSDRGITTFLVSNGTDPEMLARCDPTQLYVSVDAAERATFDRVVRSVEDDAWERLIDTMDVLAGKDDTRTVLRTTLVGGENMHDPDWYAAFYDRADPDFVELKAYMHVGHSQGRLDRSAMPDHEDVVAFAEDVREYMPDHEYLNDVPVSRVALLSKTEETWVPKLKKGSEFWEDDPLAAD
- a CDS encoding DUF120 domain-containing protein, whose translation is MSQTAVRGIESDELLALRQLGLDGALSGEAKISCSALADRLETSSQTASRRLQALEAADLIDRETITDGQWIAITEAGERALRAEYDAYRRLFEGRSSVALEGRVTGGMGEGKHYISLPGYMAQFGDRLGYEPFPGTLNVDLDEESLRRRGAMEAFEPIHIDGWEDEDRTYGPCVCYPATVVSDSETEYDGAHVIAPERTHHDEDQLELIAPVKLRDELGLADGDRVTVRVEEK
- the ribB gene encoding 3,4-dihydroxy-2-butanone-4-phosphate synthase, which codes for MTQRQTNSAKRAVEAFRAGSPVLIHDAAEREGETDLIYPAGAVNPADVARMRNDAGGLVCVALSSSVADTLDLPFVQDVLDHPTANDHDLAYDDRSSFSLTVNHRDTRTGITDADRALTITALAEAASDPDPDGFAETFRAPGHVHLLRAAEGLLNDREGHTEFGVALAEAADLPPAVVVCEMLDDHTGEALSPADARAYAERHDLPYLEGRDLLGTLR
- a CDS encoding branched-chain amino acid transaminase, with the translated sequence MGFDEMDVDTIWMDGEFVDWDDAQIHVLSHGLHYGTGVFEGIRCYDTEEGPAIFRWDEHAKRLYDSGQPYGLEIDHEPEELEEATKELIRRQELESCYIRPIAFYGYDSLGVGPGDCPTRIAIAAWPWGAYLGEEAIEEGVEVKVSSWRKHASSQIPTNAKTTGLYVNSMLAGEEARREGYVEALVLNKEGNVAEGPGENLFLVRDGELYTPGLSESILDGITRNSVIEIARDLGYTVHDEVTISRGELHTADELFFTGTAAEVTPIKQVDNVTVGERGPVTEEIQSRFFDVVERRTDDYDDWFSYV
- the tatC gene encoding twin-arginine translocase subunit TatC; this translates as MGEQRADDLVADGGTSTAAATGDEGDVGGISAPSEDQEMPLADHIEEMIKRLAIVIVVAGSVSIVVFPLADELITFLWYSVLPEGNVAQPRVYGPLEFVLARIKVASLGGLIIALPVMVYQTYRFMRPGLYKNERKYYLAAVPTSLVLAVVGVLFAYFVVLPAVFTYFLTYSQDAGEIAFGLGDTFGLMLILIAYLAIVFQIPLIIMLAIMMGITTRQWLTDKRLYFWGAFLGLAFVSSPDPTGMAPIIIALTMVTLFEGTLLVLKWVGR